The following proteins are encoded in a genomic region of Neoarius graeffei isolate fNeoGra1 chromosome 6, fNeoGra1.pri, whole genome shotgun sequence:
- the LOC132888384 gene encoding extracellular calcium-sensing receptor-like translates to MEPIFTVLHIVIAMINFSKGNGTTCILQGEITYPQIWKDGDIIVGGIFPFHSNWEIIDLSYLVRPQIMKCISLDFRAFQYSQSLIFAIEEINNSTTLLPGISLGYKIFDTCSSSAIGARVAMTLVNGNENSVLNEFCTKPANVQAIIGETYSSVSMAIAQSIGPVSIPLISHYSTCECLSDKRKYPSFLRTIPSDYYQSRALAEMVKHFGWTWVGAVRTDDDYGNSGMAAFTEAAEELGICLEYSLPFFRTYSQERVQRIVEQIKSSTSRVIIGFLDNWDLESLLPVFLEHNITGFQWVGTEAWIFASELAIMDKHHILQGAIGLAIPKSKVTGLQDFILNIHPLKYVGRAIFTEFWEALFSCKYAVQNDSGGIPACTGNENLSEVENTFTDMTLMPIFNNVYKGVYAIAHTLHELLGCKQTCPTNKQPDPFTFLQQLKRVHFKTKEGEDVFFDKNGDPAAKYEIINWHLNEENQHEFVTVGHYDSSLTYRDHLFVNMTAIMWAQNTNQVPISMCSESCPPGTRKAVQKGKPICCFDCIPCAEGEISNVTDSNECYQCFQDYWSNPQRNECVKKEIEYLSYKETMGILLTAVSIIGAFMTMVIAIIFFRHKNTPIVKANNSELSFLLLFSLTLCFLCSLTFIGQPSEWSCMLRHTAFGITFVICISCVLGKTLVVLMAFRATLPGSNVMKWFGPPQQRFSVLFFSLIQVLICVLWLSISPPFPFKNLKSYKEKIILECHLGSNLGFWAVLGYIGFLALLCFLLAFLARKLPDNFNEAKFITFSMLIFCAVWLTFIPAYVSSPGKFTVAVEIFAILASSFGLLFCIFLPKCYIIILKPEKNTKKQMMGKVI, encoded by the exons ATGGAGCCCATTTTTACTGTTTTACATATCGTAATTGCCATGATCAATTTTTCTAAAGGTAATGGGACTACTTGTATATTGCAAGGAGAGATTACATATCCACAGATATGGAAAGATGGTGATATCATTGTTGGAGGAatttttcctttccatagtaattgGGAAATCATAGACTTGTCTTATTTGGTCAGGCCACAAATAATGAAATGTATTAG TCTTGATTTCAGAGCCTTTCAATATTCACAGTCCTTGATCTTTGCAATAGAAGAGATTAACAACAGTACCACTTTACTGCCTGGAATCTCACTGGGATACAAGATATTTGATACCTGCAGTTCATCAGCAATAGGAGCGCGAGTTGCAATGACACTTGTTAATGGAAATGAGAATTCAGTCTTGAATGAGTTCTGTACAAAGCCAGCCAATGTGCAGGCCATAATCGGTGAGACATACTCTTCTGTGTCCATGGCGATTGCACAGAGTATTGGACCAGTCAGCATTCCCTTA ATCAGTCATTATTCCACCTGTGAGTGTCTCAGTGACAAGAGGAAATATCCATCATTTCTGCGCACTATTCCTAGTGATTACTACCAGAGCAGAGCACTTGCAGAGATGGTCAAACACTTTGGCTGGACCTGGGTGGGAGCAGTGAGAACAGATGATGACTATGGTAACAGTGGGATGGCTGCATTTACTGAAGCTGCAGAAGAGCTAGGCATTTGCTTAGAATATTCACTTCCATTTTTTAGAACCTATTCACAAGAAAGAGTGCAAAGAATTGTTGAGCAAATCAAAAGCTCTACTTCTCGAGTAATTATTGGATTCCTTGACAACTGGGATTTGGAAAGTTTACTGCCAGTATTTTTAGAACACAATATCACTGGATTTCAGTGGGTTGGAACTGAAGCTTGGATCTTTGCTTCAGAATTAGCCATAATGGATAAACACCATATACTGCAGGGAGCTATAGGGTTAGCTATCCCCAAATCAAAGGTGACGGGGCTGCAGGACTTCATTTTAAATATACATCCACTGAAATATGTAGGCAGAGCCATTTTTACTGAATTCTGGGAGGCTTTGTTTAGCTGTAAATATGCAGTGCAAAATGATTCAGGGGGCATACCAGCTTGTACTGGTAATGAGAATCTCTCTGAGGTGGAAAACACATTTACTGATATGACTCTGATGCCAATATTCAATAATGTGTATAAAGGAGTATATGCAATTGCTCATACCTTACATGAACTTCTTGGCTGCAAGCAAACATGTCCTACAAATAAACAGCCTGATCCTTTCACA TTTCTACAACAACTGAAGAGAGTGCATTTCAAAACCAAAGAGGGTGAAGATGTTTTTTTTGACAAAAATGGTGACCCTGCAGCAAAGTATGAGATAATAAACTGGCATTTGAATGAAGAGAATCAGCATGAGTTTGTCACTGTTGGGCATTATGACTCATCTCTAACTTATCGTGACCATTTATTTGTCAACATGACCGCAATTATGTGGGCACAAAATACAAATCAG GTACCAATATCTATGTGCAGTGAGAGTTGTCCTCCAGGAACAAGGAAGGCTGTACAGAAAGGAAAGCCCATCTGCTGTTTTGACTGCATACCATGTGCTGAAGGAGAGATCAGTAATGTGACAG ATTCCAATGAATGTTACCAATGCTTTCAAGACTACTGGTCAAATCCTCAGCGAAATGAATGTGTGAAGAAGGAAATTGAATATTTGTCCTACAAAGAAACTATGGGAATTTTGCTCACAGCTGTTTCTATTATTGGCGCATTTATGACAATGGTAATCGCAATCATATTCTTTAGACATAAAAATACCCCAATTGTCAAGGCCAACAACTCGGAGTTGAGCTTCCTATTGCtcttctctctgactctgtgtttcCTTTGTTCACTTACTTTCATTGGTCAGCCCTCTGAGTGGTCCTGTATGCTGCGGCACACAGCGTTTGGGATCACCTTTGTCATCTGCATCTCCTGTGTACTGGGAAAAACATTAGTGGTGTTGATGGCTTTCAGGGCTACACTTCCAGGAAGTAATGTCATGAAATGGTTTGGGCCTCCTCAACAGAGGTTCAGTGTTCTTTTTTTCAGTCTCATACAGGTCCTTATTTGTGTGCTTTGGTTGTCAATATCCCCTCCATTCCCCTTTAAAAACCTCAAGAGCTATAAGGAAAAAATAATTCTTGAATGTCATTTGGGTTCAAACCTAGGTTTCTGGGCTGTGCTTGGCTAtattggttttttggctcttttatGTTTTCTTTTGGCTTTTCTGGCTCGGAAGTTGCCTGATAATTTTAATGAAGCCAAATTTATCACATTTAGTATGCTGATCTTCTGTGCAGTTTGGCTCACTTTTATTCCGGCTTATGTCAGTTCGCCAGGAAAATTCACTGTCGCTGTGGAGATATTTGCCATTTTAGCATCAAGCTTTGGTTTATTATTCTGTATATTTCTTCCAAAGTGTTACATCATAATACTAAAACCTGAGAAAAATACTAAAAAGCAAATGATGGGCAAAGTTATTTGA
- the LOC132887553 gene encoding extracellular calcium-sensing receptor-like, with translation MEPIFTFLHVVLAMINFSTANEGACSLQGEPVYPQLWKNGDIIVGGIFPFHSSWEIKDLSYASMPPPLKCMSLDFRAFQYSQALIFAAEEINNSSSLLPGVSLGYKIYDTCSSMARGVKVAMGLINGDEKSESNEICTKPAQVQAIIGDTASSPSMAIAKSIGPFNIPIISHYATCECLSDKKKYPSFLRTIPSDYHQSRALAEMVKHFGWTWVGALRTDDDYGNSGMATFSKIAEQLGVCLEYSLPFFRTYSQEKVHRIVEQIKRSTSRVIVAFLAHWDLELLLHVFFEHNITGYQWVGTEGWISDSAVATLDKHNILQGAIGLAIPKTEVMGLKDFILDINPLKSAGSEIFIKFWEAMFKCKYTTQNNSVDTKICTGSEKLSDIENTFTDMSLLPIFNNVYKGVYAVAHTLHGLLDCKETCLTKKQPDPLTFLEHLKKVRFKTSEGEEVYFDINGDPAAKYEVINWQTSKEHQHEFVTIGLYDSSFPVHHRLNVNMTSITWAQDTNKVPISLCSESCPPGTRKAVQKGKPICCFDCIPCAEGEISNMTDSIECDLCQQDYWSNPQRNKCVKKEIEYLSYDEIMGILLTTVSVIGTFMTVIIAVIFFRYKNTPIVKANNSELSFLLLFSLALCFLCSLTFIGQPSDWSCMLRHTAFGITFVLCISCVLGKTIVVLMAFRATLPGSNVMKWFGPPQQRLSVLAFTLIQVLICVLWLSISPPFPFKNLKHYKEKIILECDLGSTIGFWAILGYIGFLALLCFILAFLARKLPDNFNEAKFITFSMLIFCAVWITFIPAYVSSPGKFTVAVEIFAILASSFALLFCIFLPKCYIILLKPEKNSKSHMMGKNASKS, from the exons ATGGAGCCCATCTTTACATTCCTACATGTGGTACTAGCCATGATAAATTTTTCTACAGCTAATGAGGGTGCATGTAGCCTGCAAGGAGAGCCAGTATACCCACAATTATGGAAAAATGGTGATATTATTGTTGGAGGGATTTTCCCATTTCATAGCAGTTGGGAAATCAAAGACTTATCCTATGCGTCAATGCCACCTCCACTAAAATGCATGAG TCTTGATTTCAGAGCTTTCCAGTATTCACAGGCTTTGATATTTGCAGCAGAAGAGATCAACAACAGTTCTTCATTGCTGCCTGGAGTTTCACTGGGTTACAAGATCTATGACACATGTAGTTCCATGGCGAGGGGGGTAAAAGTGGCAATGGGACTTATTAATGGAGATGAGAAATCAGAATCAAATGAGATCTGTACAAAGCCAGCCCAGGTACAAGCCATAATAGGAGACACAGCCTCCTCACCGAGCATGGCCATTGCAAAGAGTATTGGCCCATTTAACATCCCTATT ATCAGTCACTATGCTACTTGCGAGTGTCTCAGTGACAAAAAGAAATATCCCTCATTTCTGCGCACTATTCCAAGTGATTATCATCAGAGCAGAGCACTGGCAGAAATGGTCAAACACTTTGGTTGGACCTGGGTGGGAGCATTAAGAACTGATGATGATTATGGGAACAGTGGGATGGCCACTTTTTCTAAAATTGCAGAACAACTGGGTGTCTGCTTAGAATATTCTCTTCCATTTTTTAGAACCTACTCACAAGAAAAAGTGCATAGAATTGTGGAGCAAATCAAAAGATCCACTTCTCGAGTGATCGTGGCATTTCTTGCTCATTGGGACTTGGAGCTCTTGCTCCATGTGTTTTTTGAGCACAACATCACTGGATATCAGTGGGTGGGAACTGAGGGCTGGATCTCTGATTCTGCTGTAGCCACACTGGATAAGCACAATATTCTGCAAGGAGCCATTGGGCTAGCTATCCCCAAAACAGAGGTGATGGGTCTGAAGGACTTCATTCTAGatataaatccactgaaatctgcaGGAAGTGAAATTTTTATTAAATTCTGGGAGGCTATGTTTAAGTGTAAATACACTACTCAGAATAATTCAGTAGATACAAAAATTTGCACAGGCAGTGAGAAACTGTCTGACATAGAAAACACATTCACAGACATGTCACTGTTGCCTATTTTCAATAATGTCTATAAGGGGGTATATGCTGTTGCCCATACCCTGCATGGCCTTCTTGACTGCAAGGAAACATGTCTGACAAAGAAGCAACCTGATCCTCTTACA TTTCTAGAGCACCTCAAAAAAGTGCGTTTTAAAACTAGTGAGGGAGAAGAAGTTTattttgatataaatggtgacccTGCTGCAAAATATGAAGTAATAAACTGGCAAACAAGTAAAGAACACCAACATGAATTTGTTACTATTGGCCTCTATGACTCATCTTTTCCTGTTCATCATCGGTTAAATGTAAACATGACCTCAATTACATGGGCACAAGATACAAATAAG GTACCAATATCTCTGTGCAGTGAGAGTTGTCCTCCTGGCACAAggaaggctgtgcagaaagggaaGCCTATCTGCTGTTTTGACTGCATACCATGTGCTGAAGGAGAGATCAGTAACATGACAG ATTCTATTGAATGTGATCTCTGCCAACAAGATTACTGGTCAAATCCACAAAGGAATAAATGTGTTAAGAAGGAAATCGAATATCTGTCCTATGATGAAATTATGGGAATTTTACTCACAACTGTTTCTGTTATTGGCACATTTATGACTGTAATAATCGCAGTCATATTCTTTAGATATAAAAATACCCCAATAGTCAAGGCCAACAACTCTGAGCTGAGCTTTCTACTGCTCTTCTCTTTGGCTCTGTGTTTCCTTTGTTCACTTACTTTCATTGGTCAACCTTCTGATTGGTCCTGTATGTTGCGCCACACAGCGTTTGGGATTACATTTGTGCTCTGCATCTCCTGTGTTCTGGGGAAAACAATAGTGGTGTTAATGGCCTTCAGGGCAACACTTCCAGGCAGTAATGTCATGAAATGGTTTGGGCCTCCACAGCAGAGACTTAGTGTTCTTGCTTTCACTCTCATACAGGTCCTTATTTGTGTGCTTTGGTTGTCAATATCCCCTCCTTTCCCCTTCAAGAATCTAAAACACTATAAGGAAAAGATCATTCTCGAATGTGATTTGGGCTCAACCATAGGTTTCTGGGCCATTTTGGGTTATATAGGATTTTTGGCtcttttatgttttattttagcttttttagCCCGAAAGTTGCCTGATAATTTTAATGAAGCAAAATTCATCACATTCAGTATGCTCATATTCTGTGCCGTATGGATCACTTTTATTCCAGCTTATGTCAGTTCTCCTGGAAAATTTACTGTAGCTGTGGAGATATTTGCTATTTTGGCTTCAAGCTTTGCTTTACTCTTTTGTATATTTCTTCCAAAATGTTATATAATTTTACTAAAACCAGAGAAGAATTCTAAAAGTCATATGATGGGGAAGAATGCTTCAAAATCTTAG